In Cicer arietinum cultivar CDC Frontier isolate Library 1 chromosome 1, Cicar.CDCFrontier_v2.0, whole genome shotgun sequence, one DNA window encodes the following:
- the LOC101501528 gene encoding transcription factor bHLH25-like isoform X1 — translation MDQSCQNSPLHLEVCDLENMAEQCQNSIDDDDEFLRNIFLQQPEEAKSSSESENQLQYLQLQNNNNRSEKRVHNSKMTTPRTFIISFDKSTIIPAATVEVEEEPNKRMERRSGSKLPNSPLSENKKSMDSKSKANQGGKKSRSDSQYLDHIIAERKRRLELTQKFIALSATIPGLKKTDKTTILGEAISYVKVLKERVRELEERNKMKTESTIILNKNDFCSNDTNLEDWCELLPDVKVRVLENEVLIEIHCEKQNGIEIKILDLLENNLHLLVTASSVLPFGNSTLGITIIAQMGVAYKVTVNDLVKPLRQLLLNIRTNKTDPY, via the exons ATGGACCAATCATGCCAAAATTCCCCTCTTCATTtg GAAGTGTGTGATTTGGAGAATATGGCAGAACAGTGTCAAAATAgtattgatgatgatgatgagttCTTAAGAAACATATTCCTTCAACAACCTGAAGAAGCAAAGTCATCTTCTGAAAGTGAAAATCAATTACAATATCTGCAACTACAGAACAACAACAATAGATCAGAGAAAAGGGTTCACAATTCAAAGATGACAACTCCGAGAACATTCATAATCTCTTTTGATAAATCCACAATAATACCAGCAGCAACAGTAGAAGTTGAAGAAGAACCTAATAAACGAATGGAGAGAAGAAGTGGTTCAAAATTACCTAATTCGCCTTTgtcagaaaataaaaaaagtatggATTCAAAATCAAAAGCAAATCAAGGAGGAAAGAAAAGCAGAAGCGATTCTCAGTATTTGGATCATATTATAGCAGAGAGAAAACGGAGATTGGAACTTACACAGAAGTTCATTGCACTTTCTGCCACCATACCTGGCTTGAAGAAG acGGACAAGACCACAATACTTGGCGAAGCAATCAGTTATGTGAAAGTACTTAAAGAACGTGTGAGGGAGCTTGAGGAACGAAACAAGATGAAGACAGAATCAACAATAATCCTGAATAAGAATGATTTTTGttcaaatgacacaaatttaGAGGATTGGTGTGAATTGCTCCCTGATGTTAAAGTAAGAGTGTTGGAAAATGAGGTACTTATTGAGATCCACTGTGAGAAGCAAAATGGAATTGAGATCAAAATATTGGACTTGCTTGAAAATAATCTTCATCTGCTTGTGACTGCCAGCAGTGTATTGCCTTTTGGTAATTCAACTCTTGGCATTACTATTATCGCTCAG ATGGGTGTGGCGTACAAAGTGACGGTGAATGATCTGGTGAAACCCCTTCGTCAACTGCTTCTGAATATCAGAACCAACAAAACTGATCCGTACTAG
- the LOC101501528 gene encoding transcription factor bHLH25-like isoform X2, with amino-acid sequence MPKFPSSFVCDLENMAEQCQNSIDDDDEFLRNIFLQQPEEAKSSSESENQLQYLQLQNNNNRSEKRVHNSKMTTPRTFIISFDKSTIIPAATVEVEEEPNKRMERRSGSKLPNSPLSENKKSMDSKSKANQGGKKSRSDSQYLDHIIAERKRRLELTQKFIALSATIPGLKKTDKTTILGEAISYVKVLKERVRELEERNKMKTESTIILNKNDFCSNDTNLEDWCELLPDVKVRVLENEVLIEIHCEKQNGIEIKILDLLENNLHLLVTASSVLPFGNSTLGITIIAQMGVAYKVTVNDLVKPLRQLLLNIRTNKTDPY; translated from the exons ATGCCAAAATTCCCCTCTTCATTtg TGTGTGATTTGGAGAATATGGCAGAACAGTGTCAAAATAgtattgatgatgatgatgagttCTTAAGAAACATATTCCTTCAACAACCTGAAGAAGCAAAGTCATCTTCTGAAAGTGAAAATCAATTACAATATCTGCAACTACAGAACAACAACAATAGATCAGAGAAAAGGGTTCACAATTCAAAGATGACAACTCCGAGAACATTCATAATCTCTTTTGATAAATCCACAATAATACCAGCAGCAACAGTAGAAGTTGAAGAAGAACCTAATAAACGAATGGAGAGAAGAAGTGGTTCAAAATTACCTAATTCGCCTTTgtcagaaaataaaaaaagtatggATTCAAAATCAAAAGCAAATCAAGGAGGAAAGAAAAGCAGAAGCGATTCTCAGTATTTGGATCATATTATAGCAGAGAGAAAACGGAGATTGGAACTTACACAGAAGTTCATTGCACTTTCTGCCACCATACCTGGCTTGAAGAAG acGGACAAGACCACAATACTTGGCGAAGCAATCAGTTATGTGAAAGTACTTAAAGAACGTGTGAGGGAGCTTGAGGAACGAAACAAGATGAAGACAGAATCAACAATAATCCTGAATAAGAATGATTTTTGttcaaatgacacaaatttaGAGGATTGGTGTGAATTGCTCCCTGATGTTAAAGTAAGAGTGTTGGAAAATGAGGTACTTATTGAGATCCACTGTGAGAAGCAAAATGGAATTGAGATCAAAATATTGGACTTGCTTGAAAATAATCTTCATCTGCTTGTGACTGCCAGCAGTGTATTGCCTTTTGGTAATTCAACTCTTGGCATTACTATTATCGCTCAG ATGGGTGTGGCGTACAAAGTGACGGTGAATGATCTGGTGAAACCCCTTCGTCAACTGCTTCTGAATATCAGAACCAACAAAACTGATCCGTACTAG